A stretch of the uncultured Trichococcus sp. genome encodes the following:
- a CDS encoding IclR family transcriptional regulator, translated as MIQKVESNSSTKVQSIDRALAILETLADYPSLSLMELSEKVHLHKATTHRLVNSLMENGYIDRNPDTKQYRISLKMFHLGNKRVHNIDFLNVAKSMIRQLSDDTKQTVHLVVEDNDEVLYIDKYGESRGVRMQSKIGTKAPLYCTAVGKALLSTRQNTAVREYWDSIVPEQKTGRTITTYEELINELDEIRRNGYALDDEEFEEGIVCIAAAFSSAREVAAGAISISLPLSDMVDKDFYTGKILEYSTKISHFLGHF; from the coding sequence ATGATACAAAAAGTGGAATCAAATTCAAGTACAAAAGTTCAATCAATTGACCGCGCCTTAGCGATTTTGGAAACATTGGCGGACTATCCTAGTTTAAGTTTGATGGAGTTGAGTGAAAAAGTCCATCTGCACAAAGCAACGACGCATCGTTTGGTGAATTCCTTAATGGAGAACGGCTACATCGATCGGAACCCCGATACGAAACAGTACCGCATTTCCTTGAAGATGTTCCATCTCGGGAACAAGCGTGTCCACAACATCGACTTTTTGAACGTGGCCAAAAGCATGATTCGTCAGTTGTCCGATGATACGAAACAGACGGTGCATCTGGTTGTGGAAGACAACGATGAAGTGCTCTACATCGATAAGTACGGGGAATCACGCGGCGTGCGGATGCAATCGAAGATCGGTACGAAGGCTCCGCTGTATTGCACTGCGGTAGGGAAAGCGCTCCTGAGCACCCGCCAGAACACTGCCGTCCGTGAATATTGGGACAGTATCGTTCCGGAACAAAAGACCGGACGTACGATCACCACTTATGAAGAACTCATCAATGAACTGGATGAAATCAGAAGGAATGGTTATGCCCTCGACGATGAGGAGTTTGAAGAGGGAATCGTCTGCATCGCTGCAGCGTTCTCGAGCGCAAGGGAAGTCGCCGCAGGTGCAATCAGCATCTCCTTGCCATTGTCTGATATGGTTGATAAAGACTTCTACACAGGAAAAATTTTGGAGTATTCCACAAAAATTTCACACTTCCTCGGTCACTTTTGA
- a CDS encoding bifunctional 2-keto-4-hydroxyglutarate aldolase/2-keto-3-deoxy-6-phosphogluconate aldolase: protein MSVKRDTLAQLQENYLFAVVRGASEEAGYEISKAAYQGGIKNIEVTFSTPGAENVMRKLSDEFAGTDMVVGAGTVLDEVAARISIMNGAKFIVSPSFNEKISRMCNLYTVPYLPGCGSVTEIQMALETGCEVVKLFPGGLLGPGFIKDVHGPIPWVDVMPSGGVSIENMDKWIANGAWSVGVGSALTRNLKEGGYASVTAAAKEFADRLAEIKA, encoded by the coding sequence ATGAGCGTCAAGAGAGATACCCTGGCTCAATTACAAGAGAATTACCTGTTTGCAGTAGTGCGCGGAGCTTCTGAAGAGGCGGGTTATGAGATTTCAAAAGCAGCTTATCAAGGAGGCATCAAGAACATCGAGGTGACATTTTCGACACCGGGTGCTGAAAATGTTATGCGCAAGCTGTCTGATGAATTCGCAGGTACCGATATGGTGGTAGGTGCAGGTACGGTATTGGATGAAGTCGCAGCGCGGATTTCGATCATGAACGGAGCGAAATTTATCGTAAGCCCTTCCTTTAATGAGAAGATTTCAAGAATGTGCAATCTATACACTGTCCCATACTTGCCTGGATGCGGTTCTGTTACAGAAATTCAGATGGCTTTGGAAACCGGCTGTGAAGTAGTGAAGCTTTTCCCGGGTGGTTTGTTGGGTCCTGGATTCATCAAAGACGTTCATGGACCTATTCCTTGGGTTGACGTGATGCCATCAGGTGGCGTAAGCATTGAAAATATGGATAAATGGATCGCAAACGGAGCCTGGTCAGTCGGTGTCGGCAGTGCCTTGACACGAAACCTTAAAGAAGGCGGCTACGCAAGTGTAACAGCTGCAGCTAAAGAATTTGCCGATCGTTTGGCAGAAATCAAAGCGTAA